TATTTGAATTAGTTTATCAAAAATGACCAATAAACCCATCTCTAGTTCCAATGTGCTCCGGTTTTAAGGATTTTGGAGTTCACTCCACAGAGCAACCACTCTAAAGACATTTCGCATGGTTAATTGGTGAATTAGCATTTTCGTTGAAAATTTTCCTAACAAGTATTTTAACATTCGAATTTTTGATCTATTTAATATTACCACAATTTAGTGTGATTTTGATCAATATGGATTATGATTGATATGAATTTTGATCAAGAAACAAATTGACGTCAGAATATTGCGTCACCGAGCTTGCGCTGGTCAATCTATGAATTAGTGATTCATTAGTTAGTGTGTCAGGAATTATTGCATGTCTAAATAGTTAAATTTGCAAAGAAAAAACATGCTTATCAAAGAATAGTAAGTATAATGCATTGTATGTACCTAccgtatatattattttttttagacaCAAAATTTTAAGTGATAAATCATGAAGTTGTAGATTGTATGTTAACCCTACACACAAGtgtcaattttatcaattttttgggtGTCGGATTTCTGCACACTTTGTAATCTTTAAACTAATGctttacttttttgtaaaaattgaagatttaaaggtttctattttttttgttgagtgaaaCAGTACTTATCAAAGACTTTGATTTTTGTgacatttatattattttattttttagccGAGTAACCCTACCGCTTACTGTAGAAGAGGTaagtttcataaatttaacataatatggctaaataaatttttcaaaaataaaatatatctacaTACTTATTTTCCCAATTTAGTACAATGTGTTCATACttgtaatattgaaaattgaactCAACCTTTGCCTTTAGAAGCATATGTTATtagtatataattattttaaacctTCGTTAAAACTAcatttcaattatcaatatgAAAAGTAGAATTACATTCCTATTTAATGGATATTTACATAATATGAAATAGTCTGCAATTAGAATGATATAATTGTATATAGACATAGTCATCATCAGTGATTTATATTAAAGTCAAGAATTACATCAAATATGTTTGGATGTGGAATTTTAAGTACAGATCTTTTCTTATTTATCAACAATGATTTGACTGTTTCTGTTCTGCTAAAGTACAAAATTGAACCTCAGCTTGAATactaatcaattttcaaataatttataatcaaacCTTTTGATCTCAAGATAGGCGCATCACCTACTTCCTAACTCAGTCATtcctaaatttaaataataaaaaggaattgAAAGAACAATTTGAGATAGTGTATTTACataaaatgtgagaaataatgaatgcaaattatcataataaaattaattcaataggCATGTTTTTCTCTTCTACAATGATCAGCAATGGTCaattatttttgtctaaaaGTTTTGATTCAATATCAGTCTAATGTATTGTTTATATAagacactttttatttttaaataaaaagttataaaataaatgagtaAAACTCAATATAATGGAATAAATATATCAGCGAAATTTAATGTAGTTTATTCATTATACTAAAATAGTTCGAGGTTAGGcagatttttgtataaatataaataaagtgaatattttaaataataatgagtTTATTACAAAGTAGCtaggttatgtttttatataatgtgcATTATTGCTATTACATGTTAAATTACTTAACCATTACATTTCTGTAAATTAATAGTAACAAAGGTTTAAAATTATTCccaaatattataattgttttcacATTTAGTGTATAATAAAAAGAGTTTTATACTATTAATTGATGATTCCTTTTCTATGTATTAGTATTAATCACTTTGTATATGTTAATTCCTTTGTATTacatcaaaaattatgaaaagtcTAGTCTATTGCCAGAAACCATGAATTCCAAAAATAGGCTCTTAATTTTCATAGATAACACAACTggacttttattttattaaatttaaattgaaaattttatttagtagAAAGCatactataaaatttttcaaggtGGAAAAGCTAGTAGTTTCATTTCAAAGGTACATTTCATGGACAGCCATTGTTAATGTAAAATGTAGGCAGTGATTTGATTAATTAACATGATTATAAATTAatctttttaatgaatataatttatgtgcaattaaattctataaaaactttttgatataaattatattttcattctcTTTTATGCGACAAATGTATAGATCctaaaaataagttattataATAGAGTATAAAGATAAATCTTCTATCtatcaatttaaaaaaccaATCAATTATTTCTAAGAAACACcttattgataataaatgatTGATATGATCAAATCAAATTGAGTTTAATAGGaatgaatattaattgaaaagatctattttgttattttacagTATCAAGTTGCTCAGTTGTTTAGTGTGGCAGAGGCCTCCAAAGACAATACAGGTGGTGGAGAAGGTATAgaagtattgaaaaatgaaCCATTCACAAATTTTCCCCTTCTCGGTGGTAAATATAACAGTGGCCAGTATACTTACAAAATTTACCATTTGGCTAGTAAAGTACCTTCTTTTATAAGACTTTTGGCGCCAAAGGGTAGTTTGGAAATTCATGAAGAGGCTTGGAATGCTTATCCTTATTGTAGGACTGTTATTACGGTAAATctactttttaatataaatggTACTCATTTTAATTGAACCAATTTTCTCAACTCTACTCTTATTAGAatgttacaataaaatatttaaaaacttggCTAAATAAGTCTACTGGTTCATTAAAGCAATTTTTTTGTGTAGAGTTCACATTCAATACAAAACTGgaagataataaattattgtaaatgtaCAGTTAATGTCGAGCACACACGTTTCTGTTATGTTTGTAACAAAAACTACAgggaaaaaagtaaaaaagattgaaattgtttttcagAATCCAGGatatatgaaagagaaattcaAATTAGTAATTGAAACTTTACATGTAGCAGACAAAGGTAATCAAGTAAATgtaagtaataatttatttttatttcttttctatgCTTTGGGATCATCGGTATGTGTACTAACAATAATGGTTGTGGTCGACATTTCATTCATCAACACGGTATATTTCTCTGTCTACCATTTTGTGTTTGTATATGAACTGGGCTGAAAAAGAATCCCGGCTACATGAAggaaaattttgtgatttgtaTTGAAAGTATGCACATAGCCGATAATGGTCATCAAGATAATGTAAGTACCATAGTTTTTCGAGAAATTTTAACAccttgaatattatttttttttcaattattgtcaTGGTCGATTattgaaacaattgaaaatctTGATATTCTGTTATAGAATGTTTGATTAGTTGAACtgttttattacattatttttttagtaaaaaacataaaaagtaacataaaaattgattttaggATACATAATTTATTGTGTTTGTTGATACCATAAtgatttaaatattaacaatctatgaaaatatgatattcaTAATACGATATTTTTATCAGTgattaaactaaaaatagataagagtttataatatttttgattatgtgtgtacaataaattcattttttgtttgtatccTTTTAACCTAAATGTTTATCTTTCAACTATAATATACCTGTGGATATAAAGTaacttcaatttcatttatagGTATTTTATGTCTCATAGTAATTATTAGATACATGAATCAATTTTCGTGGGGCATTAATAAatgatttactttttttctattaaaaatttgtgcatgttttcatatttcatgTATCACAATGTGGATGTCTTGTTAGTAATTGCATTTATTCACAACGGATCTAATTTTGAAGTTActatcatgaatttttttatacttgtCAAAAGGTTCACGACTTGCCAAACGACAAACTGAAACAAAGAGATGTTGTACATATTGACATTGCCAATGATGCAGTGGCATCTGGAGATTATAAAGAAGACGAAGATCCAACGAAATTTAAATCTGTTAAAACAGGCAGAGGTCCACTGATAGGACCTGATTGGAAAGATAAAGTTAGTCCTGTTATGACCTGCTATAAGTTAGTTACAGTAGAGTTCAAATGGTTTGGATTACAAGTAAGCTTTTCATTATGTATAtgtaattgtatttaattttataaatatttctttgacctagaaacttttatatatatatatatatatatatatatatatatatatatatatatatatatatatatatatatatatatattatatgatgAAACAATGggaaattgaaatatcaataaaaactataaatttctttatatctgtactaattttttttagacaaGGATAgaaagttttattcaaaaatccgAAAGGCGGTTATTCACAAATTTCCATAGGTGAGTATATACATTATTGTATACTTAATATAAagtgtttaaattaatttttgtttctattctCAGACAAGTTTTCTGTTGGATGGACCGCTGGCACGGTCTGACCATGGAAGATATCCGTGCGATAGAAGATAAAACGAAAGAAGAATTAGAAGCTCTTCGTCAAAAAGGCGAAGTTCGTGGTATGAAAGCAGATACagaataaattaatgaatagaaaaaggaaattaagaaagagaaatataaataagtttaaaaacaa
The sequence above is drawn from the Diorhabda carinulata isolate Delta chromosome 6, icDioCari1.1, whole genome shotgun sequence genome and encodes:
- the LOC130895738 gene encoding phosphatidylinositol transfer protein alpha isoform isoform X2: MLIKEYRVTLPLTVEEYQVAQLFSVAEASKDNTGGGEGIEVLKNEPFTNFPLLGGKYNSGQYTYKIYHLASKVPSFIRLLAPKGSLEIHEEAWNAYPYCRTVITNPGYMKENFVICIESMHIADNGHQDNVHDLPNDKLKQRDVVHIDIANDAVASGDYKEDEDPTKFKSVKTGRGPLIGPDWKDKVSPVMTCYKLVTVEFKWFGLQTRIESFIQKSERRLFTNFHRQVFCWMDRWHGLTMEDIRAIEDKTKEELEALRQKGEVRGMKADTE
- the LOC130895738 gene encoding phosphatidylinositol transfer protein alpha isoform isoform X1, whose translation is MLIKEYRVTLPLTVEEYQVAQLFSVAEASKDNTGGGEGIEVLKNEPFTNFPLLGGKYNSGQYTYKIYHLASKVPSFIRLLAPKGSLEIHEEAWNAYPYCRTVITNPGYMKEKFKLVIETLHVADKGNQVNVHDLPNDKLKQRDVVHIDIANDAVASGDYKEDEDPTKFKSVKTGRGPLIGPDWKDKVSPVMTCYKLVTVEFKWFGLQTRIESFIQKSERRLFTNFHRQVFCWMDRWHGLTMEDIRAIEDKTKEELEALRQKGEVRGMKADTE